CTTGGAGGTGGCATGGCGTTCAAAAGCCATGCGGGCATCGGTTTCGCTCATGCCTTTGCCATTATCAATTACCTGAAGCAGCTGTTTGCCTGCATCCTGGATAATTAATTTCACTTCGGTGGCGCCGGCGTCAACAGCATTTTCCAGCAGCTCCTTTACGGCACTGGCTGGCCGCTGAATTACTTCACCGGCCGCTATCTGATTGGCAATGTTGTCGGGCAATAAATGAATGATATCCGCCAAGGCTACTCTCCTGATTTTGGGTTCGCAAATGTACAATTATTTGATTGCATATTCCAGCGCTCAAAAGCGTGCAGTAAAACAAGCCTTGTGGATAATGATCTTAGCCGCCAATTAATAAAAACATTTATCTTAAAGTGCCGTAAACACTGAGCTTGCTGGCTTTCGTCCGCACAAAAACGCACCCAATATTAGAAGAATTTTAATGGCCCAAACCCCTTATTAACAGTAAATTTGATGTTCATTCCCTGCATTCTAAAATCAGTTCATGTACATGAGGAACTCGTTAAAAACTATTGGTTTTATTCTTTTGATCGGTTTGGTTGGTAGCAAGGTTCAGGCGCAGCATTCGGGTAATCCCGCTGCCGATCATTGGGTTGACAGCGTATTCAAATCATTATCAAAAAAGCAAAAAATAGCCCAGTTAATGGTGGTCAGGGTGTCGTCTGTAGGCCCCGACAAAACGGTGGTATTTTATGATAAACAGGTGGAGGAAGCCATCCATAAATACAATATTGGGGGGCTTTGTCTTTTCCAGGGCGGGCCTATAAAACAGGCAACCGTATTGAACCACCTGCAGGCCATTGCCAAAACGCCGTTGCTGGTGACCATCGATGCCGAGAACGGTGTGGGCATGCGGATAGACAGCGTAATGGGCCTGCCCCGGCAAATGATGATGGGGGCCGTACAGGACCGTTCCCTCATTTACGATTACGGCCGGGTTGTAGGGGAACAGTGCAAACGGATAGGCATCCAGGTGAATTATGCACCCGTAGTTGATATCAATAATAATCCTAATAACCCGGTTATCAACGACCGGTCGTTTGGGGAAGATAAATACAAGGTGGCCGATTACGGTATTGCGTACATGAAAGGTATGCAGGATATTGGGGTAATGGGTTGCGCCAAACACTTTCCCGGTCATGGCGATGTGGCTGTAGACTCACACCTGGATTTACCTGTGATCAATAAAACAAAGGCCCAGCTCGATTCGCTGGAGTTGTATCCTTTCAACCAGATCTTCAGGGCCGGCGTGGGCAGTGTAATGATCGCGCATTTGTCGATCCCGGCTATTGACAGCACCGAACATAAACCTACCTCTATTTCCTATAACAACGTTACCAATCTGCTGCGCAAAGAGCTTAATTATAACGGGCTTACGTTTACCGATGCGCTGGAGATGAAGGGCGTTGCCAAGTATTATCCCGATGGGGAAGCATCGCGCGAAGCGTTGATAGCCGGTAACGATATGTTGTGTTTGCCTGGCGATATTCCCGGAAGCATCAAGAAAATACGCAAAGCCATCCGCAAAGGAAAACTGCACTGGAGCGATATCAATGAACACGTAAGAAAAGTGTTGTATGCCAAGTATCAGTACGGACTGGCCAACTGGAAACCCATAGATACTACCAACCTGTTGAACGACCTCAACAGCAAAGTGGCCGCAACACGCCGCACCATTGCTGAAAATGCGATCACCCTGTTGCGTAACGACAACGAGGCCATCTTTCCCCTTACCAAAGGCCCGCGTATTGCTTATGTAGGTATGGGTTTAACGCAGGACAATGCTTTTGCCGCCCAGGTGCGCAAAGGGTTTGATGCGGAGGTTTTTTACTTCGATTATAAAAAAGACAGCAGCGCTGTTGCGCCTTTATTGCAAAAGCTGAAAGACAGCTTTAACGTGGTGATCATTGGGGTACACAAGTTTGCCCGCTTTCCTGCCAATAACTTTGGTATTAGTAATGCCGCGCTGCAATTGATGCAGGGCATTCAGCAACAGCAGCAATCCATCACGGTGGTGTTTGGCAACCCCTATGTTATCAAAAATATGTGTAAGGCGCCGGTGCTTATTGAGGCGTATGAAGATGATGACATTACGCAAACTACCGCAAATGATCTGTTACATGGCCGCTTTCTGGCAAAGGGTAAATTGCCGGTAACGGTTTGTCCCGAGTTTAAATATGGCGATGGTATTATCGTGCGCCGCTTGTTGCCCACGGTACCTGCCAGTCAGCTGGGCTTCAATGCTGTTAAAATGAGTGCGGCCATCGACTCTATTGTGAACGATGCCATCAAACAAAAAGCTATTCCAGGCGCTGTAGTAGTGGTGGCCAAAGATGGCAAGATCGCTTATGAAAAAGCGTTTGGTTATTTAACCTTCGACAGCACCGAACCGGTTTATCCTGAAACCATTTATGATATGGCTTCGGTAACCAAGATCATGGCTACTACTTTATGTGTATTGAAGTTATACGACGATGGCAAGCTGGATATTCAAAAAACGCTGGGCGATTACCTGCCGGTAACGCGCGGTACCA
The Niastella koreensis GR20-10 genome window above contains:
- a CDS encoding glycoside hydrolase family 3 N-terminal domain-containing protein; this encodes MRNSLKTIGFILLIGLVGSKVQAQHSGNPAADHWVDSVFKSLSKKQKIAQLMVVRVSSVGPDKTVVFYDKQVEEAIHKYNIGGLCLFQGGPIKQATVLNHLQAIAKTPLLVTIDAENGVGMRIDSVMGLPRQMMMGAVQDRSLIYDYGRVVGEQCKRIGIQVNYAPVVDINNNPNNPVINDRSFGEDKYKVADYGIAYMKGMQDIGVMGCAKHFPGHGDVAVDSHLDLPVINKTKAQLDSLELYPFNQIFRAGVGSVMIAHLSIPAIDSTEHKPTSISYNNVTNLLRKELNYNGLTFTDALEMKGVAKYYPDGEASREALIAGNDMLCLPGDIPGSIKKIRKAIRKGKLHWSDINEHVRKVLYAKYQYGLANWKPIDTTNLLNDLNSKVAATRRTIAENAITLLRNDNEAIFPLTKGPRIAYVGMGLTQDNAFAAQVRKGFDAEVFYFDYKKDSSAVAPLLQKLKDSFNVVIIGVHKFARFPANNFGISNAALQLMQGIQQQQQSITVVFGNPYVIKNMCKAPVLIEAYEDDDITQTTANDLLHGRFLAKGKLPVTVCPEFKYGDGIIVRRLLPTVPASQLGFNAVKMSAAIDSIVNDAIKQKAIPGAVVVVAKDGKIAYEKAFGYLTFDSTEPVYPETIYDMASVTKIMATTLCVLKLYDDGKLDIQKTLGDYLPVTRGTNKAPLKLWDILLHQAGLKAFIPFYRETMDANNNPLPDIYHADPDSIYSIRVAAHLYIRKDWEDTIMKRILTSSLEPKGKYIYSDNDYIFLGKIVEAITKMPLDVYVKKTFYDKLNLLETGFKPADRFPLDYIAPTEREKGFRNQLIHGDVHDPGSAMFGGVAGHAGLFSNGYEIAVLSQMLLNGGVLNGHNFFSRKTVDYFNQYHSEISRRGLGFDKPEKDNATRAEPYPCASASPQTFGHTGFTGTCFWVDPRYNLIFVFLSNRVNSPDPSKFLKMSIRPKVQEAIYQSMKPY